A genomic window from Peromyscus maniculatus bairdii isolate BWxNUB_F1_BW_parent chromosome 1, HU_Pman_BW_mat_3.1, whole genome shotgun sequence includes:
- the Prpf19 gene encoding pre-mRNA-processing factor 19 gives MSLICSISNEVPEHPCVSPVSNHVYERRLIEKYIAENGTDPVNNQPLSEEQLIDIKVAHPIRPKPPSATSIPAILKALQDEWDAVMLHSFTLRQQLQTTRQELSHALYQHDAACRVIARLTKEVTAAREALATLKPQAGLIVPQAVPSSQPSVVGAGEPMDLGELVGMTPEIIQKLQDKATVLTTERKKRGKTVPEELVKPEELSKYRQVASHVGLHSASIPGILALDLCPSDTNKILTGGADKNVVVFDKSTEQILATLKGHTKKVTSVVFHPSQELVFSASPDATIRIWSVPNTSCVQVVRAHESAVTGLSLHATGDYLLSSSDDQYWAFSDIQTGRVLTKVTDETSGCSLTCAQFHPDGLIFGTGTMDSQIKIWDLKERTNVANFPGHSGPITSIAFSENGYYLATAADDSSVKLWDLRKLKNFKTLQLDNNFEVKSLIFDQSGTYLALGGTDVQIYICKQWTEILHFTEHSGLTTGVAFGHHAKFIASTGMDRSLKFYSL, from the exons ATGTCCCTGATCTGCTCGA TCTCCAACGAAGTGCCCGAGCACCCGTGCGTGTCCCCCGTCTCCAATCATGTGTATGAGCGGCGGCTCATTGAGAAGTACATAGCAGAGAACGGCACAGACCCTGTCAACAACCAGCCCCTCTCGGAGGAGCAGCTCATCGACATCAAAG TTGCTCACCCAATCCGGCCCAAGCCTCCCTCTGCCACCAGCATCCCAGCCATTCTGAAAGCCTTGCAGGATGAGTGG GATGCAGTCATGCTGCACAGCTTCACTCTTCGCCAGCAGCTGCAGACAACCCGCCAGGAGCTGTCCCATGCTCTGTACCAACACGATGCTGCCTGCCGAGTCATTGCCCGTCTCACCAAGGAAGTCACTGCTGCTCGAGAAG CTCTGGCTACTCTGAAACCACAGGCTGGTCTTATTGTACCTCAGGCCGTGCCAAGCTcacagcccagtgtggtg GGTGCAGGAGAGCCCATGGATTTGGGTGAGCTGGTGGGCATGACCCCTGAAATTATCCAGAAG CTTCAAGACAAGGCTACTGTGCTAACCACGGAGCGTAAGAAG agAGGAAAGACTGTGCCTGAGGAGCTGGTGAAACCTGAGGAGCTCAGCAAGTACCGGCAGGTGGCATCCCATGTG GGGCTACACAGTGCTAGCATTCCTGGGATCCTTGCTCTGGACCTCTGTCCTTCGGACACCAACAAGATTCTCACTG GTGGGGCAGATAAAAACGTTGTTGTCTTTGATAAGAGTACTGAGCAAATCCTGGCCACTCTCAAAGGCCATACCAAGAAGGTCACCAGTGTGGTGTTTCATCCTTCTCAG GAACTGGTGTTTTCTGCATCCCCAGATGCGACTATCAGGATTTGGTCGGTCCCAAACACTTCTTGTGTACAGGTTGTTCGGGCCCATGAGAGCGCAGTGACAGGCCTCAGCCTCCATGCTACTGGAGACTATCTCCTGAGCTCCTCTGATGATCAG TACTGGGCCTTCTCTGACATCCAGACAGGGCGTGTGCTCACCAAGGTGACAGATGAGACTTCTGGCTGCT ctcttACCTGTGCGCAGTTCCACCCTGATGGGCTCATCTTTGGAACAGGAACCATGGACTCCCAGATCAAGATCTGGGACTTGAAG GAGCGTACCAATGTGGCCAACTTTCCTGGCCACTCTGGCCCCATTACCAGCATCGCCTTCTCTGAGAATGGGTACTACCTGGCCACAGCGGCTGATGACTCTTCAGTCAAGCTCTGGGACTTACGCAAGCTGAAGAACTTCAAGACACTGCAGCTGGACAACAACTTTGAG GTGAAGTCACTGATCTTTGACCAGAGTGGTACCTACCTGGCTCTTGGGGGTACAGATGTCCAGATCTACATCTGCAAACAGTGGACAGAGATTCTTCACTTTACAG AGCACAGTGGCCTGACCACTGGAGTGGCCTTTGGGCACCACGCCAAGTTCATCGCTTCAACCGGCATGGACAGGAGCCTCAAATTCTACAGTCTGTAG